In Candidatus Dependentiae bacterium, the genomic window ACTTTTCCATGAACTCTAGTATCATAAAAAATGTATTATTAAATAATAAGAAATTTAGAATTATAAATATAATCGTAAGATTAACAATATTTCAGAAGAAAGGCTTACTTTTTATGGCACAAGCTCCAGCTTCTACAAAGAAAACAGCAAAAGCGCCAGCTCTTAAAGCAACGACTACAACAAAACGAGTTAAAGGGATTGTAAATAAACCTTTTGCTCAAGGCACTGGCCGAAGAAAATCAGCTGTTGCTCGAGTGTTGCTAAGAAAAGGCAATGGTCAAATTTTGATCAACGGTAAAGCATTTGATGAGTATTTCACAGTTCCAGCATCTCGTGATGCTTGCCAAGCTTCTTTCACAGTTGTTCCAGCAACTTCAGGGATGCTAGCAGACATTAAGGTTTCTGGCGGTGGGTTTACTTCACAAGCCGTTGCAGCTCAATTGGCAATTGCAAGAGCTCTTCTTGTTTTTGATGAAACATTAAGACCAGAACTTAGAAAACTTGGCTTTTTAACTGTTGATTCTCGCGTTAAAGAACGTAAAAAATACGGTCAAAAAGGTGCTCGTGCAAAGTTCCAATTTACAAAAAGATAAAAACTTTTGCAGTTCATGCAAAAAAAGAGCTCTCAAATCGAGAGCTCTTTTTTTTGTCAATTTTTGGGAAATGAAATTTTTGTATGTTTTACTGCTCATTTAGCAGCGTCTGGAAAGTTCTGTTTTGTGGCATTGGTTAATAGAAGTTAAAGAAAAAAAGAAGGCAAATACAGAAATTGAGACCAAAGAGAAATAAATTCTATATTTTGTTTTATGTTTCACGGTAAAAAAACCTTTGTGTTGGTGTTTAATCACGGTATTAATCTTATATTAAAGGTACTCTTTTGATTCTTATTGTCAACTTGCCGGCTTTTGTTACAGTGTATAAAAAGACTTTTGGCTGTGTTGTTTTAAGT contains:
- the rpsI gene encoding 30S ribosomal protein S9, yielding MAQAPASTKKTAKAPALKATTTTKRVKGIVNKPFAQGTGRRKSAVARVLLRKGNGQILINGKAFDEYFTVPASRDACQASFTVVPATSGMLADIKVSGGGFTSQAVAAQLAIARALLVFDETLRPELRKLGFLTVDSRVKERKKYGQKGARAKFQFTKR